A single Anabas testudineus chromosome 10, fAnaTes1.2, whole genome shotgun sequence DNA region contains:
- the LOC113161089 gene encoding calmegin-like, translating into MGISFVLLCVTLIVTVTPVSAAAEPGIIESLLLATQQRPWLWGVYVFTVGLPVILFISFMWPDKRFGPPDQQYYYKKSDDAQPDDTEFSPLTQVEDIKENADKPVTRRRDAHNNQRKSDLDLKVL; encoded by the exons atgGGGATCagctttgtgttgctgtgtgtgactCTTATAGTCACTGTGACACCAGTGTCTGCTGCAGCAGAG CCAGGTATCATAGAGAGCCTCCTTCTGGCCACCCAACAGCGCCCTTGGCTCTGGGGTGTCTATGTGTTCACCGTTGGACTTCCTGTAATTCTCTTCATAAGCTTCATGTGGCCTGACAAG AGGTTTGGGCCCCCTGATCAACAGTATTACTATAAGAAGTCTGATGATGCTCAACCAGATGATACTGAGTTCTCACCGCTGACACAAGTGGAAGATATCAAAG AAAATGCAGATAAACCTGTAACAAGGAGGAGAGACGCTCATAATAACCAGAGGAAGTCCGACTTAGACCTTAAG GTTCTCTGA
- the fgl1 gene encoding fibrinogen-like protein 1 — translation MGSPVQLLAGLMVITACSQPLSASDSCQEEIARLRGQEKLLMDQLQKQELVLHRLQLLNEPGNKYKGRVNQSQDTQYSDCSQLFKSGSNSSGFYRIRPHGSSSPVRAYCDMSDGGGWTVIQRRINGVERFNRSWVEYKDGFGDMNAELGEFWLGNDNLHYITTQGNYSVRINLEDFDGSQRYAEYKNFKVADEKDHYRLTFGDYAGTAGDALSGNYYVGVSEWASHHGIKFSTYDQDNDNYKGNCAEEDKGGWWFNKCHLAHLNGMYYPNGHYSALTDNGVVWYTWRGWWYSLKTSIMKLRPIDFTVDPIDDPNAVNHRPHS, via the exons ATGGGGAGCCCAGTGCAGCTGCTCGCAGGACTGATGGTCATCACAGCTTGCTCTCAGCCTCTCAGT GCGTCAGACAGTTGCCAGGAGGAGATTGCTCGTCTGCGGGGACAAGAAAAGCTTCTGATGGACCAGCTTCAGAAGCAAGAACTCGTCCTACACAGATTACAGCTGCTGAACGAACCTGGCAACAAGTACAAAGGCAGAGTTAACCAGAGCCAGGACACCCAGTACTCAG ACTGCTCCCAGCTCTTTAAGTCTGGCTCCAACTCAAGTGGTTTCTACAGAATCAGACCCCACGGCAGCTCTTCTCCAGTCAGAGCCTACTGTGATATGAGTGATGGAGGCGGTTGGACCGTCATACAGAGACGGATCAACGGTGTAGAGAGATTTAACAG GTCTTGGGTGGAGTATAAGGATGGTTTTGGAGACATGAATGCAGAACTAGGAGAGTTTTGGCTTGGAAATGACAACCTGCATTACATCACCACACAAG GAAATTATTCTGTGAGAATCAACCTGGAGGACTTCGATGGTAGCCAGCGCTATGCCGAGTACAAGAACTTTAAAGTGGCGGATGAAAAG GATCATTACCGACTTACTTTTGGAGACTATGCGGGCACAGCTGGAGATGCTCTGTCTGGAAATTATTACGTTGGTGTGTCAGAGTGGGCCAGTCACCATGGGATAAAATTCAGCACATATGACCAGGACAACGATAACTACAAAGGAAACTGTGCCGAGGAAGACAAAGGAGGATGGTGGTTCAACAA GTGTCACTTGGCCCATCTCAACGGCATGTACTACCCCAACGGTCACTACAGCGCACTGACAGATAATGGTGTTGTTTGGTACACTTGGAGAGGCTGGTGGTACTCTCTGAAGACCAGCATCATGAAGCTGCGACCCATCGACTTCACAGTGGATCCCATTGATGACCCCAATGCTGTTAATCACAGACCGCATTCCTAG